A DNA window from Phragmites australis chromosome 11, lpPhrAust1.1, whole genome shotgun sequence contains the following coding sequences:
- the LOC133884740 gene encoding protein phosphatase 2C 50-like, with amino-acid sequence MATAICVENEVACAAAECTGGGIEKLDLGGGDRKAGVAGGGKRSVYLMDCAPVWGCASTRGRSAEMEDACAAAPRFADVPVRLLASRRDLDGLGLDADALRLPAHLFGVFDGHGGAEVANYCRERLQVLLSKELRQRGKDLVEMGEVDMKEHWDELFRLCFQRVDDEVSGRASRLIDGVEQCLPVAPENVGSTVVVAIVCSSHVVVANCGDSRSVLCRGKEPVPLSIDHKPDRKDERARIEAQGGKVIQWNGYRVSGILAMSRSIGDRYWRPFIIPKPEVMVVPRAKDDDCLILASDGLWDVMSNEEACKVARRQIQLWHKNNSIATSLSDEGDGSTDPAAQAAADYLMRLALKKGTEDNITVIVVDLKPRKKLKNNS; translated from the exons ATGGCGACGGCGATCTGCGTGGAGAACGAGGTGGCGTGCGCCGCGGCGGAATGCACAGGCGGCGGGATCGAGAAGCTGGATCTCGGCGGCGGAGACAGGAAGGCCGGGGTCGCGGGGGGCGGCAAGAGGAGCGTGTACCTGATGGACTGCGCGCCGGTCTGGGGCTGCGCGTCGACGCGCGGCCGCAGCGCAGAGATGGAGGACGCGTGCGCGGCCGCCCCGCGGTTCGCCGACGTGCCGGTGCGCCTGCTCGCCAGCCGCCGGGACCTCGATGGGCTCGGGCTCGATGCCGACGCGCTCCGGCTGCCGGCGCATCTGTTCGGCGTGTTCGACGGCCACGGCGGTGCCGAG GTGGCGAATTATTGCCGGGAAAGGCTCCAGGTGCTCTTGAGCAAGGAACTGAGGCAGCGCGGCAAGGATTTGGTGGAGATGGGCGAGGTGGATATGAAGGAGCACTGGGACGAGCTGTTCCGTCTCTGTTTCCAGAGGGTAGATGACGAGGTGTCAGGGCGAGCGAGCAGGCTCATCGATGGCGTTGAACAGTGTCTGCCAGTTGCCCCGGAGAACGTTGGCTCGACAGTGGTTGTCGCAATCGTGTGCTCCTCTCATGTGGTGGTCGCCAACTGTGGAGATTCACGTTCCGTGCTCTGTCGCGGGAAGGAGCCGGTGCCGTTGTCAATTGATCATAAG CCTGATAGGAAGGATGAGCGGGCGAGGATTGAGGCCCAAGGAGGCAAGGTCATCCAATGGAACGGTTACCGGGTGTCCGGTATACTCGCTATGTCGCGATCAATTG GGGACCGATATTGGAGGCCATTCATCATCCCCAAACCAGAAGTTATGGTTGTTCCTAGGGCGAAAGATGATGACTGCCTCATTCTTGCAAGTGATGGACTGTGGGACGTCATGTCAAACGAAGAGGCCTGCAAAGTTGCGCGACGACAGATCCAGCTGTGGCACAAGAACAATAGTATTGCAACATCATTGTCTGATGAGGGTGATGGATCCACTGATCCTGCTGCACAAGCAGCTGCTGATTATCTTATGAGGCTGGCACTGAAGAAAGGAACCGAGGACAACATCACTGTCATTGTAGTCGACTTGAAACCTCgaaaaaagctcaagaacaacTCCTAA
- the LOC133884742 gene encoding myosin-9-like isoform X1, with the protein MSYSVYFAVPSILVHKLLTQIFYMVNVQLFNRLLLRRECCSFSNGQYIRAGLTQLKLRCDDVTREFADSACVALRHIRQAVDFLVFSLKPIRTWEEIRNDAREQASLQNYFILYYLPVGREVLLALTKNLVSFSLTTYFIIISLFVQALSLQQLERIVGMYWDDLNGTNVTSTEFISSMRATMHEESNSVSSFSVLLDDDSRF; encoded by the exons ATGTCCTACTCTGTTTATTTTGCAGTTCCATCAATTTTGGTCCATAAATTGCTTACCCAAATATTTTATATGGTCAACGTTCAATTATTTAACAG GCTCCTCTTGCGGCGTGAGTGCTGTTCCTTCAGCAACGGGCAATACATCAGAGCTGGACTAACCCAACTTAAACTTCGGTGCGATGATGTCACTCGAGAG TTTGCAGATTCTGCATGTGTAGCACTGAGGCATATAAGGCAAGCTGTTGATTTCCTG GTATTTTCTCTGAAGCCAATAAGGACGTGGGAAGAGATACGCAATGATGCGAGAGAACAAGCTTCTTTGCAAAACTACTTCATACTATATTACTTGCCGGTTGGCCGGGAAGTGTTATTGGCTTTGACCAAGAATCTTGTATCGTTTTCCTTAACTACGTATTTCATAATCATTTCACTATTTGTTCAGGCTCTGAGCTTGCAGCAGCTAGAACGGATAGTTGGCATGTATTGGGACGATTTGAACGGCACAAACGTTACTTCAACCGAG TTTATATCAAGCATGAGAGCTACCATGCATGAGGAATCAAATAGCGTCTCCAGCTTTTCAGTCCTTCTGGATGATGATTCCAGGTTTTAA
- the LOC133884742 gene encoding myosin-17-like isoform X2: protein MVNVQLFNRLLLRRECCSFSNGQYIRAGLTQLKLRCDDVTREFADSACVALRHIRQAVDFLVFSLKPIRTWEEIRNDAREQASLQNYFILYYLPVGREVLLALTKNLVSFSLTTYFIIISLFVQALSLQQLERIVGMYWDDLNGTNVTSTEFISSMRATMHEESNSVSSFSVLLDDDSRF from the exons ATGGTCAACGTTCAATTATTTAACAG GCTCCTCTTGCGGCGTGAGTGCTGTTCCTTCAGCAACGGGCAATACATCAGAGCTGGACTAACCCAACTTAAACTTCGGTGCGATGATGTCACTCGAGAG TTTGCAGATTCTGCATGTGTAGCACTGAGGCATATAAGGCAAGCTGTTGATTTCCTG GTATTTTCTCTGAAGCCAATAAGGACGTGGGAAGAGATACGCAATGATGCGAGAGAACAAGCTTCTTTGCAAAACTACTTCATACTATATTACTTGCCGGTTGGCCGGGAAGTGTTATTGGCTTTGACCAAGAATCTTGTATCGTTTTCCTTAACTACGTATTTCATAATCATTTCACTATTTGTTCAGGCTCTGAGCTTGCAGCAGCTAGAACGGATAGTTGGCATGTATTGGGACGATTTGAACGGCACAAACGTTACTTCAACCGAG TTTATATCAAGCATGAGAGCTACCATGCATGAGGAATCAAATAGCGTCTCCAGCTTTTCAGTCCTTCTGGATGATGATTCCAGGTTTTAA
- the LOC133884741 gene encoding probable WRKY transcription factor 50: MAAVGARPVLYHHPAPAGDALSMSSYFSHGGSSTSSSASSFSAALGPALLSDPAAQFDISEYLFDDAAAAGYAAPPVVPDGAAAGAGAGAAAQNARSAAEAVPERPRTERIAFRTRSEIEILDDGYKWRKYGKKSVKNSPNPRNYYRCSTEGCNVKKRVEREKDDPSYVVTTYEGTHNHVSPSTVYYTSQDAASGRFFVAGTQPPGSLN, from the exons ATGGCGGCAGTTGGAGCGCGCCCAGTGCTGTACCACCACCCGGCACCGGCGGGCGACGCCCTCTCCATGTCCTCGTACTTCTCCCACGGAGGAAGCTCCACCTCCAGCTCGGCGTCCAGCTTCTCCGCCGCCCTCGGCCCCGCGCTGCTCTCCGACCCCGCCGCGCAGTTCGACATCTCCGAGTACCTCTTCGAcgacgccgcggcggccgggTACGCCGCGCCCCCCGTCGTGCCGGACGGCGCCGCTGCCGGCGCAGGTGCAGGCGCAGCCGCACAGAACGCTAG GagcgcggcggaggcggtgcCAGAGCGGCCGCGGACGGAGCGGATCGCGTTCCGGACGAGGTCGGAGATCGAGATTTTGGACGACGGCTACAAGTGGAGGAAGTACGGCAAGAAGTCAGTCAAGAACAGCCCCAACCCAAG GAACTACTACCGTTGCTCGACGGAAGGGTGCAACGTGAAGAAGCGAGTGGAGCGGGAGAAGGACGACCCCAGCTACGTGGTGACGACGTACGAGGGGACGCACAACCACGTGAGCCCCAGCACGGTGTACTACACCAGCCAGGACGCCGCCTCCGGCCGCTTCTTCGTCGCCGGCACGCAGCCGCCAGGCTCCCTCAATTGA
- the LOC133884742 gene encoding myosin-17-like isoform X3, giving the protein MWSCGWAQFISLGLDFIQFADSACVALRHIRQAVDFLVFSLKPIRTWEEIRNDAREQASLQNYFILYYLPVGREVLLALTKNLVSFSLTTYFIIISLFVQALSLQQLERIVGMYWDDLNGTNVTSTEFISSMRATMHEESNSVSSFSVLLDDDSRF; this is encoded by the exons ATGTGGAGCTGCGGGTGGGCTCAATTTATCAGCCTAGGGTTGGATTTCATTCAG TTTGCAGATTCTGCATGTGTAGCACTGAGGCATATAAGGCAAGCTGTTGATTTCCTG GTATTTTCTCTGAAGCCAATAAGGACGTGGGAAGAGATACGCAATGATGCGAGAGAACAAGCTTCTTTGCAAAACTACTTCATACTATATTACTTGCCGGTTGGCCGGGAAGTGTTATTGGCTTTGACCAAGAATCTTGTATCGTTTTCCTTAACTACGTATTTCATAATCATTTCACTATTTGTTCAGGCTCTGAGCTTGCAGCAGCTAGAACGGATAGTTGGCATGTATTGGGACGATTTGAACGGCACAAACGTTACTTCAACCGAG TTTATATCAAGCATGAGAGCTACCATGCATGAGGAATCAAATAGCGTCTCCAGCTTTTCAGTCCTTCTGGATGATGATTCCAGGTTTTAA